The DNA region AGCAAGTTGCTCAGGGCTTGATCTTCGTCGTCACACGAACTGTCCCGAAGATCGATGATAACGCTTTGGGAGCGACTTCGGCTGCGGTCAAGGTGATTTTTTAGAATCGGACTGCTGGATGACGAGCAGTCAATGAGATGAAGATAGCTTGCGCTATGTTTCTTGTTGAGGGGGATAACAGTTTCGCTAGCCAAGGTCCACTGTGTAAGCAATTGATCAGGGCTCGGGGCAAAGCTTAGGGAGACTTTGAGTGCTTGGTCCAACGGTGACTTTTTCACCATGAGGGTCAGGGATTGTAGCTTTGCACTGGCGAAAGGAATATCTTGATCCAGTCGATCCCCACGACGCAAGCCAAGCTTGGCCGCCGGGGACTTAGGAACTACGTATTTGACATAGAAGTAACGCCCTTTGCGCTCGGTAATCACGCCGGAATAATACGGGCTTTGCATCTGGCTATGCTGTTCCGTAATCAGGTTGCCTTGAGGGACAAGACTCGGGCCTGCAATACCGCCCGCTGCTAGAGCAAGGTTGATGCTCGTGACCAGCTTTGATTGATCAAACTTTTCTTTTCCTTGAATGGCTTCAAGCTTCTTTAGGTTCTCCTGCCACGGCGACAAGTCTTTCACCGAGGACTGGGATAGTTGCTGCCGCACCTCTTGGATCAGGTTTTTTGGAGCTTGTCCTAGGCATATATTGGCGATAATGACGTAACAGGTGACTACGATTCGTTGCATATCTTTCCTCCTTGGGCCTTAAAACTAAGTGATTTTTGAGTAAAAAACTATTAAGACAATCGGGTCTGTGTAAAATCGAGAGTATGAGGGATTATGGAACACAAAGAATCACCTGAAGAGAGCTTTAACCAGGCTCAATTACTGAAGAATTCAAGTATGTTCTACCTCTGTATTGGCGCTGTCGGTTTGATGGTTTCTTATTTTCATCACGACAATATGGCAAGATCTTGGGCCCTGTCGAGCCCTGACTATGCCAATTGGGAAGTAATCTCTCTTGGGTTGTTAACAGCTGGCGTTCTTGCTGTAATGGCGTATCTATTTGAAGACTTTTTCCCAAGCTACCGTGCCTTGAAGCGTGTTATGGTTGGCCTAATGGGCAGGATGACTTGGCCTGGGGCGATTTATCTAGCTTTGCTATCCGCTGTGTCCGAGGAGATTTTATTTCGGACCGCGATCCAGCCCTCAGCAGGAGTAGTTCTCACAGCAGCATTATTTGCAGTTTTACACCTAGGTCCCGCCCAACAGTTTGGGGTTTGGGCGCTGATTGCCTTTTTAAGTGGCCTAGTATTCGGTTGGACTTACGAGGCAACTGGCTTGATTCTACCCTCTTTAATCGGCCATATTCTTGTGAATCTGATCTCATTTTGGCGATTCCGAATCTCCTTTCAAAAAGCTAAAAAACGGGCTGAGAAAAAAGAGGGCCTAAGCCCCGATGCTCCACGAGGTGTTAAGTGAGACAAGGACATCCGCAAATCTGCCTATTTCAGCCGGAAATTCCACAGAATACCGGCAATATAGGGCGGTTGGCAGCTGCTACCGCATGCCGTTTACATCTAGTGAAACCTTTTGGGTTTTCCATGAGCGATAAAAACTTGCGGCGACCCGGGCTTGACTACTGGCCATGTCTGGACTTGGAAATTCACGATCAGTTTGAGTCGGTTTATAGGCAGTGTCATGGTAAGGTAGCCTTTTTTACAAAGTTTGCTGATGCAGATTACACTCAGGTTCCGGAAGATACGGAGCTACTGGTTTTCGGGCAAGAAACATCGGGTCTTCCAGAATCCTTTCATGAGACTTATGCTCACCAGCTTTACCGGATTCCCATGTTTCATCCGGAGGTGAGAAGCTTGAATCTATCCAACGCAGTCTCGATAATTGTATACGACCAATTGCGCAAGCGTGGTCTTCTTCACTAGGAGAATCCTATGAGTCAAGAAAAAATTACCCCTAAGACACCAGATCAAACGTGGCTCGAAAGCTACTTTTATCCAACCCTACTAGAAGCAAAAGCCTATAAGATCGATACTCCAGTGGTTGATGTGAAGCTCGACCAAAATGAGAGCCCTTGGGATTGGCCACAGCACTTGAAGAAGAAAATATTAGATCGCGTTGCGGAGAAACCTTGGAATCGCTATCCAGAACCCATAGGAGAGGAACTGCACCAACGACTTTCTGATTATGTTGGTGTTCCAGCAAACTGCCTGCTCACCAGCCCTGGTTCGAATATGATGATCCCCCTGGTGTTTGATGCGATGGCCAAAAGCCTGTCTGGCAAAGTGGTGGTAGCGAGACCTTCATTTGCCTTGTTTGAAATGCACTGCAACTACGCCGGGATTCCCTACGAAACATGGGATCTTGACGAGAACTTTGAGTATCAGCTCGATCGTCTGCCTGAGCTTCCCGATGGTTCGTTTGTTGTCTTTGCGAGCCCAAACAATCCAACGGGAACAAGTATCTCCCCTGAAATGCTTGAAACCATGCTTGCTCAGAACCCGAAAACCATGTTCTTAGCTGATGAAGCTTACTATGAGTTCAACGATCAGCCTTATACCCACCTGATGGCGAAATATAGCAATCTCATGATCCTAAGAACAATGTCCAAAACTATGGGGGCTGCTGGCGTGCGCTTAGGCTACCTCATGGCACCTGCGGCAATTATCGAGCAAGTTAAGAAGCTTCGCCTACCATATTTGCTCAATCATTTTTCAATGGAGGCGGCGAAAATCATCTTGAGTGACGATGAGATGCAGGCCTTTGTGAAGAAGAATATTGAGAACGCCGTTAGCGAAAGAGATCGGATCTATCAAGCTCTTTCAAAGAAAGCTGCTGATGGTGGCTTCCGTGTTTTTAACTCCAAAGCGAACTTTTTGTTGTTGCAATGGCTGCAAGCGGACGCCTGTGATAAGGCTTATCGGCACCTAATAGAGAAGGGTATTCTGGTTAGAAATATGAGCAAGGGCCCTGGCTTAGCAGGCTGCTTGCGAGTCAGCATCGGCACCCAGGAAGAAAATGATCGACTAATCGCTGTATTCTAAGGACCTTAGAGAGCCTCTGAGCATATAGTTTCTTGATTCCTAAAGGATACAGAATCTTCCTCCGAATAAAATCCATGTAGTTCGGAGGATGACATATGGCTGAAGTCAGGGACTTAGCTAAAAAATTTGGTCTAAGTATTCCTACCCAAGTGGATCAGGAGGATATCGTCTGTCTGGTCGAAGATCAGACGGATATGCGCCTCATTGTAGCCCACCATCTGAACAAAATCGGCTTTAAAAACATCAAACAGTTCACCAATGGTCATGAAGCGCTGGATTGGTTGAAAAACAGCAATACAGCTAAGATTTCAGTTACGATATGCGATCATGAAATGCCGATTATGAACGGTTTTGACTTCCTAGCTGAACTCAAAGCCGATCCCGACTTGGTCCGCGGTCCTTTCGCTATTACCATCGATAATCCCAGTCGAGCGAAAATCATGTTGGCCACCGAAAATGGGGTGGATGGTGTGCTTGTGAAACCGTTTACCCTGAAGGATATTCTACCCAAACTTCGTCAGGCATTTAAGGTGTTCCATAATCCTGGCAATCCCGAACTACTTTATGAAAATGCCAAAGGCGAGTTGAGGCAAGGCAACTTGGAAAAGGCTGAGCACGTCTACAAAAGCCTTATGGATGTCACCTCAAAAGCAGCCCGACCCTTGGTTGGTTTAGCCCAAGTAGCGGTACGCAAGGACGATTTCACCAGGGCCGAAGCCCTATTAAAATCTGCTGAGGAGCGTAACGATCACTACGTCCATCTATATGTGGAGCGGGGTGAGTTGTTTTCCAAGCAGAATCGTGTGGAAGAAGCTATTGGAGAATTTAAGCGAGCAATCCAACTATCGCCACTCAACCCAATCCGATACGAGCGCGCTGCTCAGCTTTTATTTAAACTAGATAAGCACCAGGAAGCGATTGATATACTTAATATCGCCATTCAAAATGAGCTATCATTTCCCGCACTGCATCACTACTTGAGCCAAGGGTACTACGTCCTTAAAGAATACAAGAAAGCAATCCGCCATATCCGTTCAGCTCTAAGTGTTGAGCCTGAAAATGTGGTATACCTGAATCAACTTGGTATTTCCTACAAGGAGTCAGAAGAGCCAGAGGCAGCCCTGAAGACGTACAATCAAATCATCAAGCTCGATCCTGAAAACAAGGCAGCTCTCTATAATAAGGCCATCTTAATGAAGGTTAAGGGTAATCTCGATGAGGCCATCAAGGTCTTAGACCGCTGTTTGACAAAGCACCCTAACTTCAAGCAAGCTAAGGACAAGTACGATGAGTACAGGGCTGAGAAGGAAGAGCAGAAGAAGGAACAAGCAAGCTGATGAAAACCATCATTCTCCTAAGGCATGGAGAAGCCGAATCCCCCGGAAAATTTGAAGATCATGAACGTCCTCTAACGGCAAGAGGTCACAGCCAAGCTCAGTTTATTGGCCAAGCACTCCAAAGCCGCGGGCTGATTCCTGACGGCGTGATTGTCAGCGATGCCAAACGAACTGTTGAAACCTATAAAAATGTCAAGGATGTAATGGAGCTGAATCCCCGACAGGAGGTGGTGTCCAGCCGCTTTTATCTTGCTGGTGTCGATCGTATTTTTGAAGAGATGGCTGCCATAGAGGATGACATCAATACAGTTCTATTAATTGGCCATAATCCTGGCTGGAGTGAAGCCATTGGAGTCTACACTGGTGAATATGAAAGTTTAGGAACTGGCGAAGCGGGTCTCATGAACATCGAGCAAGGGCCTTGGCTAGAATTGCTTGGGCGAAGCTACCAATGGCAGCTAAAAGAAAAGCTTGGCGCTAGCATAACGAGATGAGCCAATTAAACTAAAATTATACTTCCATGAATAACTATCCTGCTGATCGCTCAATTCACTCCGATTTGAAGCGAGCCTCGATATCCTGATGATGGTTTGTCAGATGGTTGATCACTGATCGCACCATTTCTTCGGTGAATATGTGCTGTGTTTGCTCGTTGTAATACTCGGGCATCATCGAACAAGCCTTGCCATAAAGAGTTGTGTGGACAAACATCGCATCATGAGCCAAGAGTTTGAGTAAGGTTTGGGCTCCCCATTCAGCTGCCGATGGGCCAATATCAGGAATTTCCCGTTGGAAGACATCCTTTAGTACCTGCTGTCCGGGAGGTCCCATCTCTTCGAAGCTATCGTAAACCGTTTCCACGATCTCTGAGTACTCGCCCTGTAAAAACAGGGCGAAGCCATTGCGAAATTCATCTGAATGCTTGGCGTAAACATCGCGAATGGATATGGCGAATTCGAAGGCATTGATTTTGCCATCATTGAGAGCCTCGACTTCTTTGTTAAAGAGAAGCTTCGCACGGATTAAAATGGCCGCAAAAAGCCCCTCTTTATTCTTAAAATGGTAGTTCACCGCAGCAAGGTTCACACCAGCCTCTTTGGCTATCTCACGGATGGACACCCCGTGAAAGCCGCTTGTAGCAAATAGCTGACAGGCTGTATCAATGATCTTCTCTTTGGTATCTGCGGGTTTTGTCATAAGCTTCCTTTTCTTCCAGTTTTCGATGGCTTCAAGCAGCTACGGCATCTCGTTAGTCTTGAGCCTTGCTGGTTTCTGCCGTTAGAATACCAAGCCCGTTAGTGTCATTGGATTCATTTTGGTTTTTCATACTAGATTTGCCCATCTTAGCCCGTTTTAGGCGCGAAGTCATCCTCTTCACAGCTCCAGAGGCGTCTTCTAGTATCCCATAAGCGCAAGGCACCCATACGAGGGTCAAAACAGTGCCGCTGGTGAGACCCCAGGCCATCGCCAAAGTCATGGGAATCAGTATCGCATCACTTCCGCCGATGCCATAAGCAGTTGGTAAGAGTCCAGATATGGTGGTCAAGGAACTCACAACCACGGCTCTCAGGCGTAGTCCAGAGGACTTTACCAGAACCTCGTCCATCGTGAGACCATTATCTTCTTGTTTGAGGTCTTCAATAAACGAAATGAGCACGATTCCTGAGTTGACGATAATTCCTCCTAAGCCAATGATGCCAATGAGTGCCAGAAAGCTGATAGGGCGATCATGGAGGTAGAAGGCGATCGAGAAGCCAACCAAACCCAAAGGTATGGTGGTCATGATGATCAGAGGCCTCAAGTAGGATCGGAACAAGAATACCAACAGAGCAAAGATCCCAATCAAAGACAGGATCAAGGCATCAAATAGGCTAGCAAGAGACTCGTTAGTACTCTCTTCTTCTCCGCCAAATACAATGGAAGTGTCGGGATAGGTTTCTTGTAGTTTATTGAATGCCTGAGTGAAGATCTGATTGGCCTTCAGCGCAGTGATGACAGCCTCATCCACATCCGCAGTGATGGTTTTAGCGCGTTGAAAATCAAAGCGATTGATCTGCGGTTTGCCAGCCTCCTCGCGAAATTTTGCCACCTGACTCAGAGGAATGAGATAGCCCCGAGGGTCCATGATTTTAATCTTGTTAAGGTCTTTGATATCAGCCCGGTATTCAGGTGCGAGTTCTACAAGGATATCGACCTCTCTGTTTTTTAAGTCGACGTTGGACACCCGGCTGCCGGAAACCGAACTTCGAACGATATTCCCGATACTTTGCACGGTGAGCCCTAGGCGGCTGGCCACCTCTTCATTGATGTCCAAATAGACCCGGTTATCGCCATAGATGTCGTTGACTTCGACGTTCTTAATACCAGGCTCAGAGTTTAGAGTTTCAATAATACTATTGGTGACCGTTTCCAATGTTTCAGGGTTTGATGATCGAATCGTACCGTTAACAGCCTTACCAACGGGTGGGCCATTGGCCAGTGCCTCGTAGCTAATGGCAGCATCAGTCGGTACCGAAACTTTTTCCAAGTCTAAACGGAAGCTGTTACTATCGATGTTGTTCTTAGCAAACTCATCCACAGAGATTCTGAAGAACCCGACATTATCACCGCTCTTTGCCTGGGGGTCACCTGGCGCTGTTTGAGAGACCCCAGCTTGAGCGACAATCGACGTGATATGATCGCCCATTTCATCATTGATGTTTTTGGTAAGAGTAGCCATCTTACGCTCGGTTTCCAGGAGCGGTGTTCCCTTGGGTAGCTCGAACCTGCCGATGTATACTTCAGTCTGTTCCGACGGAAAGAGTACAAATTTATTCATGCCAAACATCATGTAAAATGAGCCGATCATCAGGCCACTGAATATAGTAGCGGTGATATAACGATGATGTATCACCCAAGCCATCATCCTTTCGAAAGGTTCAATCACACCTCGTTGGAACCAATCGCTTTTTTCCTGCTTCTGGTCTTCGTCAACAATATTCTGATCCGAATTTTCAACCAAGCGCATGGGTAGAAAGAAAAAGCTCTCAATCAAGCTAGCAACCAAGGCAATTGTGACGACCACAGGGATCCATTTGATGAACTGACCCATAATACCCCGGGTGACCAGCATCGGTAGGAATGCTGCAATCGTTGTGAACGCCGTCGCCGAAATGGGGAGCCAGAGCTTACTAATAGAGGTTAAGGCTGCCTTCCGAGAGCCCATACCGTCCTTCCGTAAACGAGCGTAGTTCTCACTGATGACAACGCTGTTGTCGACGAGCATACCCAAGGCGATGACAAGGGCGAGGATCGTGATCGCATTGAGATTCATTCCAAAGACAGGCATGAAACCAAAAGTCGCTAATACAGCAATCGGCAGCGATAAACTCGCCATAATTCCGACCCGACCTGGCAGAAAAATAAGCAGAAATACAACCACGAGCACAAGGCCAGACACAGCATTCGACGTCAGTACCTCCAGCCTGTTCTTAACTTTCTCTGCCTCGTTATTATAGACTTTGAATTGATACTCGGGATAGGAACTTCGAAATTTCTCAATGGTGCTATCGATGCTTTCAACCAGGGCGAGCGTATCCGCTCCTGATTTTTTGGTGACGATTAACAAAGTTGCTTCTTGACCATTATGAAGGGCACGAATCGTTGGATCTTCCTCGGCATCAATAACCTGGGCCACATCTTTGAGCAAGATCTTCTGCCCCGAGAAGTTTGATCGAATAACAATGTTTTCGAGGTTTTTGACGTTTTCGATCTTACCTTCCAGCCGAAGCAGTTTCTGCTGGTTTTGGTTCTTGAGGAGCCCGCCAGGGATGTTGATATTTTTTTCCTGAATTTTTTGAATGACTTCGTTGACGCCAACGTGATTGTCTTCCAGTTTTGCCGGATCGAGTTGAACTCGAAACTGTCGCTCTTGGTGGGCGGTTAATCTCACATTGAGAACTGATTTGTTGTTTTCGATCGCTTCTTGGAGCTGTTCGGCAATGAGGTCACGCTTCCGGTCAGTGTTTGGGCCGACAATGGCGAGGTCGATGACCGGGAATTCTTCTGACTTAAGTTCTAAGAATCGTGGGCGATCTCTCAGATCAGGAGGCAAGTCTGATACCCGATCCACAGAACGTTGCAGATCGGCCATGACTTCCTTGACATTGACATTGTCTATATCAAGGCGGACAAAGATGGTGCTTTCCCCTGCTTGGCTTACCGAGCGAACGTCTTTAAGCCCAGAAACGGAACGAATTTCATCTTCAATAGGCTTCGTGATTCTAGTTTCCATTTCCTCAGCAGAAGCACCATCATAACGAGTTGTGATTGTTGCTGAGGCAAAGTCTACGGCGGGATAAGATTCTGAATTTAGATCCTTTAGTCCCCCAAGCCCAAAGACCACCACCAAAGCGGTTAGAATCAAAGTGAATTTGTAATTGTCTAAGAAAAACTTCGATAGATTCATAGCATCCTCTTATGCATTCAAGGGGCAAGGGGTTTGGTTGAAGGTACGGAGGTAGTCGAGAAGTGTATTGACTACCAGTAGGTAAGCATCCACCTCTTTCAACTGACTATCCTGTAAAGAGTCTTGTTCATTAATCAACTCCATAATTGAGATTCTCGCTTGTCGATACTGTTTCTCGATAGCTATGGAGCTCTTCTTAAGGAGTTGGGTATTGCGCTTTTGATGTTCTATGGTTTCATAGAGAATTTTAATTTGTGGGCCGATGCTCTGTTTTTGAGCAGCTAATTGAGCGACTAGTTTTTGGCGCTCGGCTTGATAGACTGATTCTTCAAGACTCAAGCGAGCGAGTTTACTTCGAGTTTTGCTCTGATCAAGAGGCATGGTCAGAGATAAAGCTATGGAGAAGCCATTGATCGGTTGATCGTAGACATTTTTAAAGGATTCGTCATAGGCATCGGCACGACCGAGAACTGTATACGCTCCCGTGAGTGATAGATCTATGTCATCGTAAGTTTCCGTAATGGTGCGATCCAGCCGATGCTGCTTGTCGAGCAGTGCGAGTGATTCTTTATACATAGTATCGGCAAGAGGGTCCCGGTCCCGGCTTTGGATACTGACGGTACACTGCATCACGTCAGCTACAATCTTATCGAGTTTTACACTTTTTAATGCGATATCATGAGACCCTAGCTCAGGAAGTAGAGTTTTGAGTTGTTGCTCCAGTTGGGTTCTTTGGAATGCGAGAGCCTTGACCACATTTTCACGAGATACCACCTGAGCCCTCAGTCGGGCGACATCAGCGACATCAGCTACAGAAGAGCGATAGCGTCGCTCTGTTTCCGCGAGTTGGCGCTTAGCACCTTTTAAGAGCCCTTTGGCTAATCCTTGTGATTGCTCATTGGCAACAAGAGCCCAGTAAATCTTTCGAAGTTCGAACTCGAAGGATTTTTGTTGGATCTGTGCTTCAATATCGTTGCGTTGTTGTTCAGCAAACGCTCGCTCTACCTCAGCTTGATCGAGACTTCCTAGAAAGTTTTTCCATAGATCCATGGTGAGGCTTGCTTCGAAATTGGTGCTGGTGAAGTCTTTTAGCAATCCATCTGTGGTACTGCGTTGATCATTACTTACAGCGAGTTTCGAGCTGAAGCCCTTACCGAGATTGGATTGAATTCCAACCGAAACCGTTTTGGTTGGTCCAAAGACCACGGCCCCTGGGTAAAGGGCCTGCTCGTTGGTGTCGGTGTAATTCGCGCTCGAAACAAGATTCGTGCTGTAGCGCTCATGGCTGAGAGTCGATTGCAGGCGCCCTTGCTTTCGAAGAGCTTCAATCTGCTTGCCCGTGGGGTTCTGTTTGCGAGCTAAAGTAATGATATCACTCTCAGAAAGCTCCATGGGAGCAGCCCAGGAGGGCGTCACAGAGAGAGCGATCACGGCCGTTATTAAGTATCTTATCGGGTTCATAGGAATTTCCATTTGATTCAAACGTTCGTTTCATACAGTCGTATTGTTAATCCATTTATCGGCAAGTGCAAGGAGAAGTTAATTCAAACGTTCGTATTAATTATAAGTAGCTGTGTGTAAAGGAGAAATAAAGATAAAAAACTGTTGCAGTGAGTTTCGAGGTGGGCTGAATAAATGTATTTATTAGCTCATAAAGATTATTTTGCTGTGACGAGACGCAGCGGGAGCGCGAGGCTGCTCCCCTATAGACTGTTACTTTGCAACTACAACAGATCGAATTTGCCAACGTGGTTTTATGAGTTCATCCGCAGCAACTTTGTAAGCGAAAGCGATGACAATAGACTGCCCTTCGAAGCCTTCCAAAGAAAAGCGTTGAGATACCTTTTCTTTGCTGAATGTCTCCTCACTGATCGGCAGCGATGATGCGATATCAAATGTTTCCCAAGTAGCTGTCGCAAAGTCGCCATCATAGTCAGCAGATACCTTCACCTGAAGCATGTCAGTCATTTTTTCAAGGTCAGTGCCATATGCAATGACATTGGTAAAGGCGAAGAATGGGTTAGCGATACCTGCAAGGTCGATGGCTGGGGAAATCAACCAGGTCTCAACGAGTTCATCACTACCAAATGCTGAGGCCTGAGCGAAGTTTACACCCTGAAAAGAGCTAAGCTGCCACTTGGCCAAGCCAGAGAGGTTCTTAACTTCAAAGTTGCCATGCCCTTCGCTGAAGTCTTCTGAAAAAATTTCGGAGTCTTTGCTAACCAAAATAGGGTTGATGTAGAGATCTGAAAGGCTAGTCCCGTCGACTTCACAGATATGAAGATCGATCCTGTTTTTTCCTGGCGCGATTTCGAAGGTATTATTATTGGTACGATAGATTTCAGAACAGAACCGGCTTGAAAAAAGGGTTGTGTTGTTTGCGTCAAGGTAGTCTAGTTCGATTTTGTACTCACCAGGATTCAGTTGAGCGTCAATGGAGCCACTACCACGGAACTCAAACGTTTCTTGAGCTGTACTAGCAGTTAAGTAGAATTTGGAATAATCTGCGTCGATTTCAGCCAGGTCAATGGATGCGAGGTTTGAACTTGTTTCCTGCTGCTTTTCCGTTGCGCAGCCATTAAGCATCAGAATGGTCGAGACAAATAGTCCTGAGAAAGTTTTCATTGGAAATCCTTGTTTTAGTTTTCAATAAATAGCTAACGATCGACTCTCGTATCGAAGAAATATTGCAATATGGGGAACGATAACCTGACGCGGCTACGCGATGCCTTCTGTAAGTTGATTTGACTCTCTTGCACGCAACCTAGAAACCTTTACGAGCTTGATCTTAGCACTCAACGTTACAGCTGTTGGAATGAGGGTTGGGGTTAAGGCGATGGCCATCCAGACTGTATCAAGAACTCGACTGGAAAAACTTGGGTCGAATGATCGATGAGAGAAAAACTGGAGGCCTGCGAGTAGAGCTATGGCTGCCAAGACATGGTTGAACAGTCCAAATGTTATTTTGGCAAGCGTCTCGCTGCGGGGCGATATTATTGGGAGACCAGGATGGCGAACTGAACCATAAATGTAGAGGCGTAAAAAAGGCACTCCTAAAATAGCAACGACCGATGCTAAAACTTGTGACCCCGTGAAGATTAAAAAGTCATCTGTAATCAAACCAACGCTTGTACGAAGCTCTCTACCTGACAAATAGTCGAATAAAAGTATGGCTAGAGGCCCTAGCATTAGAGTTGCTGGGAAAAACCATCTCGGCAGACGTTGTGGATCACTCTTATTGAGTGCCCAAAGCCATCGTCTAATTTTCGCTTGATCTTCAGTCGAAAAGCTCTCGATCCAATCCAAAGTGGCACTCCCCCTGCTGTTAACTCGAACCTCGCCATATGGGGAACGAGGTACGGGTCTCATGCTAAAAAAACGACTCTGTTTGGGCATGTTCCTTCTCGACACCCTTGCTGATGGCATGCTCCACAACCATGGTCATCAAAGCTTCGGGGCCACAAGTCAAAAAGGTTGTATTGTCGTACTGACCATCCACTGCTTTATCTAACATCTCGGTGCTTGGGCGACCGTACCAAAAACCCTCAGCTTGGGCATCTTCCCGAGTCAGCGTTGTGATGACCTTAATTCCAGGTTTATTTTGGAGGCTTTCGAGTACATCCCAACAGATCAAATCTTTTTTGGAACGGTAGGCGACTAACAAAGTCATCGTTTCTGGGGCACCATCGGTTCCGAGACAGTCCGCATACTCCCTAAGAATGCTAATAAATGGTGTGACACCACTTCCTGCGCCGACCATGACAAGGTTTTTGTGGCACTTTTCAGGATTAAAAACGAAGCGACCAATAGGTCCACGAGCTTTCAGAATATCGCCCTCTTTAAGCTCGTCGCACATCCAGTTGCTGATCAAACCACCTTCGACCCGCTTTATGGTGCATGCTGAAAATGCCTTTTCACAAGGAGAGCTGGACATGGTGTAAGAGCGAACGATGGGCTTGTCTGAAATTCCATCGTAGCGAAATGTCAGATACTGTCCGGCAATATAATCGAAAGCATGCTCGTTATCATCAGCATCTATGAAATAGAAGGTCTTTGTGTCCCAGGTTTCCTCGGTGATCTTCGCAATCTTAAGGTTCATCCAGCCTTTTTTTCGTCGCATCATGGGTTTCCTTTGTTGGTGTGCGGGTGTGAACCACGTTCAAGCACCCCACTATAGCGAAAGGCTTTCGGGCCAGCAATGGCGAAGAGAGCTAGCCTCTAGGGCTAGGCAACCTTCGGGAATGGCAACGGGACAAGAGGGGTTAAGGTAGGATAGGAAAGAAGTCGAGAGGGACCGCTAAAGTCTTGGTCGTCTTCTCTTCGATAGACAACGTCCAAGGTTCACCGTTGCGATTGTAGAAATAGGCTAGCTCACCAGTGTCATAATAACCGTTGCCATCGCTATCTAGAAAGACGAAGAGATAGTATCGGCCAAGGTCAATGCTTGGGCTTAAGAATTGAGCCTTGCCTTGTTGGCCTATGATA from Pseudobacteriovorax antillogorgiicola includes:
- a CDS encoding efflux RND transporter permease subunit, whose protein sequence is MNLSKFFLDNYKFTLILTALVVVFGLGGLKDLNSESYPAVDFASATITTRYDGASAEEMETRITKPIEDEIRSVSGLKDVRSVSQAGESTIFVRLDIDNVNVKEVMADLQRSVDRVSDLPPDLRDRPRFLELKSEEFPVIDLAIVGPNTDRKRDLIAEQLQEAIENNKSVLNVRLTAHQERQFRVQLDPAKLEDNHVGVNEVIQKIQEKNINIPGGLLKNQNQQKLLRLEGKIENVKNLENIVIRSNFSGQKILLKDVAQVIDAEEDPTIRALHNGQEATLLIVTKKSGADTLALVESIDSTIEKFRSSYPEYQFKVYNNEAEKVKNRLEVLTSNAVSGLVLVVVFLLIFLPGRVGIMASLSLPIAVLATFGFMPVFGMNLNAITILALVIALGMLVDNSVVISENYARLRKDGMGSRKAALTSISKLWLPISATAFTTIAAFLPMLVTRGIMGQFIKWIPVVVTIALVASLIESFFFLPMRLVENSDQNIVDEDQKQEKSDWFQRGVIEPFERMMAWVIHHRYITATIFSGLMIGSFYMMFGMNKFVLFPSEQTEVYIGRFELPKGTPLLETERKMATLTKNINDEMGDHITSIVAQAGVSQTAPGDPQAKSGDNVGFFRISVDEFAKNNIDSNSFRLDLEKVSVPTDAAISYEALANGPPVGKAVNGTIRSSNPETLETVTNSIIETLNSEPGIKNVEVNDIYGDNRVYLDINEEVASRLGLTVQSIGNIVRSSVSGSRVSNVDLKNREVDILVELAPEYRADIKDLNKIKIMDPRGYLIPLSQVAKFREEAGKPQINRFDFQRAKTITADVDEAVITALKANQIFTQAFNKLQETYPDTSIVFGGEEESTNESLASLFDALILSLIGIFALLVFLFRSYLRPLIIMTTIPLGLVGFSIAFYLHDRPISFLALIGIIGLGGIIVNSGIVLISFIEDLKQEDNGLTMDEVLVKSSGLRLRAVVVSSLTTISGLLPTAYGIGGSDAILIPMTLAMAWGLTSGTVLTLVWVPCAYGILEDASGAVKRMTSRLKRAKMGKSSMKNQNESNDTNGLGILTAETSKAQD
- a CDS encoding TolC family protein — encoded protein: MNPIRYLITAVIALSVTPSWAAPMELSESDIITLARKQNPTGKQIEALRKQGRLQSTLSHERYSTNLVSSANYTDTNEQALYPGAVVFGPTKTVSVGIQSNLGKGFSSKLAVSNDQRSTTDGLLKDFTSTNFEASLTMDLWKNFLGSLDQAEVERAFAEQQRNDIEAQIQQKSFEFELRKIYWALVANEQSQGLAKGLLKGAKRQLAETERRYRSSVADVADVARLRAQVVSRENVVKALAFQRTQLEQQLKTLLPELGSHDIALKSVKLDKIVADVMQCTVSIQSRDRDPLADTMYKESLALLDKQHRLDRTITETYDDIDLSLTGAYTVLGRADAYDESFKNVYDQPINGFSIALSLTMPLDQSKTRSKLARLSLEESVYQAERQKLVAQLAAQKQSIGPQIKILYETIEHQKRNTQLLKKSSIAIEKQYRQARISIMELINEQDSLQDSQLKEVDAYLLVVNTLLDYLRTFNQTPCPLNA
- a CDS encoding choice-of-anchor J domain-containing protein, with the translated sequence MKTFSGLFVSTILMLNGCATEKQQETSSNLASIDLAEIDADYSKFYLTASTAQETFEFRGSGSIDAQLNPGEYKIELDYLDANNTTLFSSRFCSEIYRTNNNTFEIAPGKNRIDLHICEVDGTSLSDLYINPILVSKDSEIFSEDFSEGHGNFEVKNLSGLAKWQLSSFQGVNFAQASAFGSDELVETWLISPAIDLAGIANPFFAFTNVIAYGTDLEKMTDMLQVKVSADYDGDFATATWETFDIASSLPISEETFSKEKVSQRFSLEGFEGQSIVIAFAYKVAADELIKPRWQIRSVVVAK
- a CDS encoding ferredoxin--NADP reductase yields the protein MRRKKGWMNLKIAKITEETWDTKTFYFIDADDNEHAFDYIAGQYLTFRYDGISDKPIVRSYTMSSSPCEKAFSACTIKRVEGGLISNWMCDELKEGDILKARGPIGRFVFNPEKCHKNLVMVGAGSGVTPFISILREYADCLGTDGAPETMTLLVAYRSKKDLICWDVLESLQNKPGIKVITTLTREDAQAEGFWYGRPSTEMLDKAVDGQYDNTTFLTCGPEALMTMVVEHAISKGVEKEHAQTESFF